One part of the Enterococcus sp. DIV1094 genome encodes these proteins:
- a CDS encoding MurR/RpiR family transcriptional regulator → MLIEEKLVSQETFTTNEKRIADYLRLNREAAVYMTIEELAKETYTSHSAIIRFCKKLGYSGFKEFRFEFGREVHQLVAQFNQVIDPNFPFTVEDDAKMIAKKMADLSIQAIKKAQFQIEDQSLEKIATVLNQAERIFLFAKGDSQITARKFQNKLVKLNKFLILAEEYSDSSWNAANLTKNDCAIFISYSGRIHHYERILTYLTHIGAPSLLITGNEQSEMAKKAAMRLVVSQEEYDFAKVATFSSQIAFDYVLNTLYSLMYAQNYQENLLNLKEKQELIQKGLLKEYKKQEL, encoded by the coding sequence ATGCTTATTGAAGAGAAATTAGTGTCACAGGAAACATTTACGACAAATGAAAAACGGATCGCAGACTATCTACGATTGAACCGAGAAGCAGCTGTTTATATGACGATCGAAGAGCTTGCAAAGGAGACCTACACCTCCCACTCGGCCATCATCCGATTTTGTAAAAAGCTCGGTTATAGTGGATTTAAAGAATTTCGTTTTGAATTTGGGCGAGAAGTCCATCAGTTGGTTGCCCAGTTCAATCAAGTGATCGATCCCAATTTTCCTTTTACCGTCGAAGATGATGCGAAGATGATTGCCAAAAAAATGGCAGACTTATCGATTCAAGCAATAAAAAAAGCGCAATTTCAAATTGAAGATCAATCGTTAGAAAAAATTGCGACTGTCTTGAACCAAGCGGAACGCATCTTTTTATTTGCGAAAGGAGATTCGCAAATAACCGCACGGAAATTCCAAAATAAATTAGTGAAATTGAATAAGTTCTTGATCTTAGCGGAAGAATATAGCGATTCATCTTGGAATGCGGCTAATTTAACGAAGAATGATTGTGCTATCTTTATTAGCTATAGTGGGCGCATCCATCATTATGAACGGATTCTTACTTATCTAACCCATATCGGAGCACCTAGTCTATTGATTACAGGAAATGAACAGTCTGAAATGGCAAAAAAAGCAGCGATGCGGCTAGTCGTTTCCCAGGAAGAATATGATTTTGCGAAAGTAGCCACCTTTTCTTCTCAAATTGCCTTTGACTACGTCTTAAATACCTTGTACTCCTTGATGTATGCCCAAAACTATCAAGAAAATTTATTGAACTTGAAAGAAAAACAAGAATTGATCCAAAAAGGACTGTTAAAGGAATACAAAAAGCAAGAGCTGTAG
- a CDS encoding histidine phosphatase family protein, whose translation MKKLYLMRHGQTLFNQLGKIQGACDSPLTEAGIRQAEVAREYFQTNQIPLDAYYSSTQERASDTLEIIIGQKEYQRSKGLKEWNFGRFEGESEALNPKRPVGETSYGDSFVPYGGESAKELQQRMNATLTDIMEKDHQNVLAVSHGGAMYLFIQKWLPYEQVAKIKFANCCILEFAYSDRQFKFIQAINHQF comes from the coding sequence ATGAAAAAACTTTATCTTATGCGGCATGGTCAAACGTTGTTCAATCAATTAGGCAAAATCCAAGGCGCTTGTGACTCTCCTTTGACAGAAGCGGGAATCAGACAAGCAGAAGTGGCGAGAGAATATTTCCAGACCAATCAAATCCCTTTAGATGCGTATTATTCATCGACCCAAGAACGAGCATCCGATACGTTAGAGATCATTATCGGACAAAAGGAATACCAGCGGAGTAAAGGGTTAAAAGAATGGAATTTCGGGCGATTTGAAGGGGAAAGTGAAGCCTTGAATCCGAAAAGACCAGTTGGGGAAACTTCCTATGGCGATTCGTTTGTCCCATATGGTGGCGAGTCTGCAAAAGAGCTGCAACAAAGAATGAACGCGACCTTGACCGATATCATGGAAAAAGACCATCAAAACGTTTTAGCAGTGAGCCACGGTGGTGCGATGTACTTATTCATCCAAAAATGGTTGCCTTATGAACAAGTGGCTAAGATAAAATTTGCAAATTGCTGCATTTTAGAATTTGCGTATAGCGATCGTCAATTTAAATTCATACAAGCGATCAATCATCAATTTTAA
- a CDS encoding TetR family transcriptional regulator: MPKETFFNISKEKQQWILEILLDKFYDRHISQVKVSEIVEAMEMSRGAFYKYFQDLEDAYTFTVRNYSNRVHGDIIASINRNRDHFFLGIEEYLAWCGGLSKDSPYWRSIKLLTRASDLGSSKRLPTNHDSSMVQQWLDLLKINQISMDTTEEAISFLYFVMALVMNSLTDYMVNQWTAEELIEDFRYKVKWLEIGIKSKNANEQ; this comes from the coding sequence ATGCCGAAAGAGACTTTTTTTAACATTTCTAAAGAAAAGCAGCAATGGATCTTAGAGATTTTACTCGATAAATTTTATGATCGGCACATCAGCCAAGTCAAAGTCTCCGAAATCGTTGAAGCCATGGAAATGTCCCGCGGTGCATTTTATAAATATTTCCAGGATTTGGAAGATGCATACACATTTACTGTACGAAACTACTCCAATCGAGTCCACGGAGATATCATTGCATCGATCAATCGAAATCGAGATCACTTTTTCTTAGGCATCGAAGAATACCTTGCTTGGTGTGGTGGATTAAGCAAGGATAGTCCTTATTGGCGATCGATCAAATTACTGACCCGAGCGAGTGACCTTGGTTCATCAAAACGTTTACCTACTAACCACGATTCATCTATGGTCCAACAATGGCTGGATTTATTGAAAATCAACCAGATCAGCATGGACACAACAGAAGAAGCAATCAGCTTTTTGTATTTCGTGATGGCTCTTGTCATGAATTCTTTGACCGATTATATGGTCAATCAATGGACCGCAGAAGAACTGATCGAAGATTTTCGCTATAAAGTCAAATGGTTAGAAATAGGGATAAAAAGCAAGAATGCGAATGAACAATAG
- a CDS encoding ABC transporter ATP-binding protein, with translation MKEILTMKKIVKKFGNGRTEVTALKEIDFSVKQGEFVSIIGPSGSGKSTFLTISGGLQTPSSGEITINGHSFSELNEKKRADLRFKEIGFILQSSNLIPFLKVKEQFYLVDRVAKKKEEDERIDELLKSLDVYELKDSYPKDLSGGERQRVAIARALFNEPSLILADEPTASLDTDHAYEVVKLLVKEAHEKQKATVMVTHDSRMIQWSDRVYRMEDGYLTEQTIAE, from the coding sequence ATGAAAGAAATCTTGACAATGAAAAAGATCGTCAAAAAATTTGGTAATGGACGTACAGAAGTAACTGCCCTAAAAGAAATCGATTTTTCAGTGAAGCAAGGAGAATTTGTTAGTATCATTGGTCCTTCAGGCTCAGGAAAAAGTACCTTTCTAACAATCTCTGGTGGCTTACAAACACCTAGTTCAGGCGAAATAACCATTAACGGACATTCTTTTTCCGAATTAAATGAAAAAAAGCGAGCGGATTTACGCTTTAAGGAGATTGGTTTTATTTTACAAAGTTCGAATTTGATCCCTTTTCTAAAAGTCAAAGAACAATTTTATTTAGTTGATCGTGTCGCTAAGAAAAAAGAAGAGGACGAACGAATCGACGAACTGCTGAAATCACTAGATGTCTACGAATTGAAAGACAGCTATCCGAAAGATTTATCTGGCGGGGAACGACAACGTGTAGCGATCGCGAGAGCATTGTTCAATGAGCCAAGCTTGATTTTAGCAGACGAACCGACAGCAAGTTTAGATACCGACCATGCATATGAAGTTGTTAAATTACTAGTGAAAGAAGCACATGAGAAACAAAAAGCCACGGTCATGGTCACACATGATTCTCGGATGATCCAATGGAGCGATCGTGTCTATCGCATGGAAGATGGTTATTTGACAGAGCAAACAATCGCAGAGTAA
- a CDS encoding ABC transporter permease: MFLAIKEMRYAKMRYGLIIGIMFLIAYVVFMLTGLASGLSEEFKKAIVDWQAQEIVLSEDANKVFAASQLVRGDLDQVEAKDKAPIGLFSGAVKAEEKENITVFGTTRDAFLLPDLLEGEMFKQKNEIIISKNMADLGFSIGEKIKIGSYDEDLTIVGIFPETYYTVGPVVYTDLDTWTQLKFGDQPFASDEKKPINAIVTKQAATIQTDGGSKTLQKLSIEDFIQSLPGYSAQNMTLNAMIYFLFVVVAAVVGIFMYVITLQKTAIFGVMKAQGIRNSFIARSLVAQAFIVGFVGVLFAVGLAYLTSLILPAAMPFAIIWSQWLLYSGILIVVAMIGGLFSIRTVAKVDPVIAIGG, encoded by the coding sequence ATGTTTTTAGCGATAAAAGAAATGCGCTATGCCAAAATGCGTTATGGACTGATCATTGGGATCATGTTTTTAATCGCCTATGTCGTTTTTATGTTGACGGGTCTAGCAAGCGGACTATCCGAAGAGTTCAAAAAAGCCATCGTTGACTGGCAAGCACAAGAGATCGTATTGTCTGAAGATGCAAATAAAGTATTTGCTGCTTCCCAATTAGTAAGAGGTGATTTGGATCAAGTAGAAGCCAAAGACAAAGCACCGATTGGTTTGTTCAGCGGAGCAGTCAAGGCAGAAGAAAAGGAAAATATCACTGTCTTCGGTACGACTAGAGATGCGTTTTTATTGCCTGACTTATTGGAAGGCGAGATGTTCAAACAAAAAAACGAAATCATTATTTCCAAAAATATGGCTGATCTAGGTTTTTCGATCGGCGAAAAAATTAAAATAGGTAGCTATGATGAAGACTTGACGATCGTGGGGATTTTCCCAGAAACTTACTATACCGTGGGACCGGTCGTTTATACGGATCTTGATACATGGACACAGCTGAAATTTGGCGATCAACCGTTTGCCTCTGATGAGAAAAAACCAATCAATGCCATCGTCACCAAACAAGCAGCCACCATTCAAACAGACGGTGGATCAAAAACACTGCAAAAATTGTCGATTGAAGACTTTATCCAAAGTCTACCAGGATATTCTGCACAAAATATGACATTGAATGCGATGATCTATTTCTTGTTCGTTGTCGTTGCAGCTGTTGTCGGCATCTTTATGTACGTGATCACTTTACAGAAAACAGCAATTTTCGGCGTGATGAAAGCGCAAGGGATCAGAAATTCATTTATCGCTCGGTCACTAGTAGCGCAAGCATTCATTGTCGGCTTTGTCGGTGTCCTATTCGCTGTCGGCTTAGCTTACTTGACTAGCTTGATCTTACCAGCAGCCATGCCGTTTGCCATCATTTGGTCGCAATGGCTATTGTATAGCGGGATCTTGATCGTCGTAGCCATGATCGGTGGTCTGTTCTCGATCCGAACAGTCGCTAAAGTTGATCCAGTAATTGCGATAGGAGGATAA
- a CDS encoding carbohydrate-binding domain-containing protein, protein MKKIYSLITASLLLTACSSADSTSSNQASTDASEASTATTLSTDATTTEQQTTYGTYETEDLTTSYEKSSAIDIQLGEKTEVTGEGVEVVDEQVTITQGGTYAISGTLTDGQLIVNVPKEEKVHLIFNGVTITNSNGPAVAIQQTEKAIVTLAENTENHLSDGENYTLAENETEPDATLYSKEDLTINGTGALTVDGNYSNGIRSKDDLILISGTYTINAKNNGLKGKDAVAIKGGNYQITTEEGDGIQATNAEDETKGYVAIDGGTFEINSGTDGIQAETAINSQEAEITIQTAQGADSTNLDTNESYKGMKAGNNVLISSGTYVINSADDSIHTNNLAEITGGTLTLSSGDDGIHTDNELTFNGGMIEIQQSYEGIESAVITFNDGEINVTASDDGINAGGGSDTETTTGQFGADSFGGPPDASDDSKKVIINGGTVYVNAEGDGLDSNGTIEMSGGTMLIDGPVNGGNGALDYGGTFTLTGGTFVAAGSNGMAQTVSDSSTQATVAISYETVQQADTLMSITSEAGEAVLAYQPSKNYQTIVVSSPQLAVGETYTIASGGSTQTEGKNGLSEQPIVSGANDLGTFTFSNTSMTISQSGEAVSFGQMGPGGF, encoded by the coding sequence ATGAAAAAAATCTATTCATTGATTACCGCCAGTCTATTATTGACCGCCTGTTCTTCAGCAGATTCGACTTCTTCGAATCAGGCGAGTACAGACGCGTCCGAAGCAAGTACGGCGACAACGCTGTCTACTGATGCGACAACGACAGAACAACAAACGACTTATGGCACCTATGAGACAGAAGATTTAACAACGAGCTATGAGAAAAGTTCTGCCATCGACATCCAATTAGGCGAGAAGACAGAAGTTACAGGAGAAGGCGTCGAAGTAGTGGACGAACAAGTAACGATCACGCAAGGAGGAACCTATGCGATCAGCGGGACTCTGACTGACGGTCAATTGATCGTGAATGTGCCAAAAGAAGAAAAAGTCCATCTTATCTTCAATGGTGTAACAATCACCAATTCTAACGGGCCGGCTGTTGCGATCCAACAAACAGAAAAGGCGATAGTAACCCTAGCAGAAAATACCGAAAATCATTTATCTGATGGTGAAAACTATACACTTGCTGAAAACGAAACGGAACCAGACGCAACACTATACAGTAAAGAAGATTTGACCATCAACGGAACCGGTGCATTGACTGTCGATGGAAACTATAGCAACGGCATTCGTAGTAAAGATGATTTGATCTTGATATCTGGCACTTACACGATCAACGCGAAGAATAATGGGTTGAAAGGAAAAGACGCTGTAGCCATCAAAGGAGGAAACTATCAAATCACCACGGAAGAAGGGGATGGAATCCAAGCGACCAACGCAGAAGATGAAACAAAAGGATATGTAGCGATCGACGGTGGGACTTTCGAGATTAATAGCGGAACAGACGGTATCCAAGCGGAAACTGCTATCAATAGCCAAGAAGCAGAAATCACGATCCAAACCGCCCAAGGAGCAGACAGCACCAATTTAGATACTAATGAAAGTTATAAAGGAATGAAAGCCGGTAACAACGTATTGATCAGTAGCGGAACGTATGTCATCAACAGTGCAGATGACAGTATCCATACAAATAATCTTGCGGAAATAACCGGAGGCACGCTCACGTTAAGCTCTGGGGATGACGGCATCCACACGGACAACGAATTGACCTTCAATGGCGGTATGATCGAGATCCAGCAATCCTATGAAGGAATCGAATCGGCAGTCATTACCTTTAATGACGGAGAAATAAATGTCACTGCCAGCGATGATGGGATCAATGCTGGTGGTGGTAGTGACACAGAAACAACGACTGGTCAATTTGGCGCTGACAGCTTTGGCGGACCACCCGATGCGTCGGATGATAGTAAAAAAGTGATCATCAACGGTGGTACTGTCTATGTCAATGCAGAAGGTGATGGTTTAGATAGCAATGGCACTATCGAGATGTCAGGAGGGACGATGTTGATCGATGGCCCAGTAAATGGCGGCAACGGTGCATTAGATTACGGTGGAACCTTTACTTTAACAGGTGGAACCTTTGTGGCAGCTGGTTCCAATGGGATGGCGCAAACCGTCAGCGATAGTTCCACTCAGGCAACGGTAGCAATCAGTTATGAAACTGTCCAACAAGCAGATACACTGATGAGTATCACATCAGAAGCAGGGGAAGCAGTGCTTGCCTATCAACCATCAAAAAATTATCAAACAATCGTTGTCTCCTCACCACAGCTTGCGGTTGGGGAAACGTATACTATTGCTAGCGGCGGAAGCACTCAAACTGAAGGCAAAAATGGTCTTAGTGAGCAGCCGATAGTCAGTGGTGCGAATGATCTAGGGACTTTCACTTTCTCAAATACTTCAATGACGATCTCTCAATCCGGTGAAGCAGTCTCCTTTGGTCAAATGGGACCAGGAGGATTTTAG
- a CDS encoding DUF4956 domain-containing protein produces the protein MLSSLIESGTTIQPFQLLLCIATSLLLGLLVAFIHMQRNVYTKSFVVTVAVLPILVQSVIMLVNGNLGTGLAVVGAFSLIRFRSVAGGSREITSIFWSMGIGIATGMGYVTYVLIFSVIVAIFLLVLYLSPFGNQNKVAERELKVTIPEDLDYPELFTDIFEKYTYTHHLSSVRTTTMGSLYELRYILLLKNHQQEKEIIDHIRVRNGNLPIVLGKVATNREEL, from the coding sequence ATGTTATCTAGTTTGATCGAATCAGGTACGACTATTCAACCATTCCAGTTATTGCTATGTATCGCCACCTCACTACTATTAGGTTTATTAGTCGCCTTTATCCATATGCAACGGAATGTCTATACAAAAAGTTTTGTCGTTACTGTTGCAGTCTTACCGATACTCGTTCAATCCGTCATCATGCTAGTAAACGGGAACCTGGGAACAGGGCTAGCAGTTGTTGGTGCGTTCAGCTTGATTCGCTTTCGTTCCGTCGCTGGTGGGTCAAGGGAGATCACGAGTATTTTCTGGTCAATGGGTATCGGGATTGCTACAGGGATGGGCTATGTGACGTATGTACTAATATTTTCAGTGATTGTCGCAATCTTTTTATTAGTACTGTACCTTTCACCATTTGGCAATCAGAATAAAGTAGCTGAAAGAGAATTGAAAGTAACGATCCCAGAAGATTTAGATTATCCTGAACTATTTACTGATATTTTTGAGAAATACACGTATACGCATCACCTCAGTTCAGTCCGAACAACGACAATGGGCAGTCTGTATGAATTACGCTATATCCTCTTATTGAAAAATCACCAACAGGAAAAAGAAATCATTGATCACATCCGTGTACGTAATGGCAATTTACCGATCGTACTAGGCAAAGTAGCAACAAATCGCGAGGAATTATAA
- a CDS encoding polyphosphate polymerase domain-containing protein: MKLKNVFQRKETKYLLTTTQFHSFIEELKKQMQIDDYGLHTILSLYFDTADDRFITNSMNKPRYKEKFRVRSYGVPTDSSLVFLEIKKKVNGIVYKRRLPLTYSEYLKWLQTKDFPSENHEQIQQEVDWLFRKNPDLSPKTLIIYERMSLFGKTDPDFRVTFDQHIRFRQTNLDLAITGEENLVAPELGVLMEVKALGAYPLWFVELLNAYQLRKGSFSKYAETYKRHLFIQTKEENQHVI; encoded by the coding sequence ATGAAATTAAAAAATGTATTTCAACGCAAAGAAACAAAATACCTATTGACTACGACTCAGTTTCATTCGTTTATTGAAGAACTGAAAAAACAGATGCAGATCGACGATTACGGGTTGCATACGATTTTATCGTTGTACTTTGATACAGCAGACGATCGTTTTATTACAAATTCCATGAATAAGCCGAGATACAAAGAAAAATTCAGGGTGCGAAGTTATGGGGTGCCGACTGATTCATCGCTCGTTTTTTTGGAAATCAAGAAAAAGGTCAATGGGATCGTCTATAAAAGGAGACTTCCGCTAACTTATTCTGAGTATCTAAAATGGCTCCAAACAAAAGACTTTCCTAGCGAAAACCATGAACAGATCCAACAGGAAGTGGATTGGTTATTCAGAAAAAATCCGGATTTATCACCGAAGACACTGATCATTTATGAGCGAATGTCGCTATTTGGCAAAACCGATCCTGACTTTCGTGTAACCTTTGATCAACACATCCGTTTTCGCCAAACAAATCTAGATCTAGCCATCACCGGAGAAGAAAACTTAGTCGCACCAGAGCTTGGCGTATTGATGGAAGTCAAAGCGCTAGGGGCATATCCTTTGTGGTTTGTCGAGTTACTCAATGCGTATCAACTGAGAAAAGGAAGTTTTTCAAAATACGCAGAAACGTATAAGCGACATTTATTTATTCAAACAAAGGAGGAGAATCAACATGTTATCTAG
- a CDS encoding response regulator transcription factor has protein sequence MIKLLVIEDDHVLSENIKEIISEIGEVTQVYDGSEGLYELESGVYYLAVLDLMIPEMNGYEVLAQLRKQKMMTPVLILTAKDGLEDKIEGFERGADDYLTKPFYREELLMRIKALLKRSLGLFNEHSLAYQEIICDLHQNTVEYKKQLLPIQGKEFELLVYFLQNKGIILTKEQIFDRIWGFDSDTTITVVEVYMSNLRKHLRETGLDKEIKTLRNVGYILQGE, from the coding sequence ATGATTAAATTATTAGTGATTGAAGATGATCACGTATTGTCGGAAAATATCAAAGAAATCATTTCTGAAATCGGTGAAGTGACTCAAGTCTATGATGGTAGTGAAGGGTTATATGAATTAGAATCTGGGGTTTATTATCTAGCAGTTCTTGATTTGATGATCCCTGAAATGAATGGGTATGAAGTATTAGCACAGCTAAGGAAACAGAAAATGATGACCCCTGTGCTGATCTTGACAGCGAAAGATGGCTTAGAAGATAAGATCGAAGGCTTTGAGCGCGGCGCGGATGACTATTTGACCAAGCCCTTTTATCGGGAAGAATTACTGATGCGCATCAAAGCGTTATTGAAACGTTCGCTGGGACTTTTTAATGAACATTCGTTGGCGTATCAAGAAATCATCTGCGACTTGCACCAAAATACGGTCGAATATAAGAAACAACTTCTACCGATCCAAGGGAAAGAATTTGAACTGCTTGTTTATTTTTTGCAAAATAAAGGGATCATTTTGACAAAAGAACAGATTTTTGACCGTATCTGGGGATTTGATTCAGACACGACGATCACTGTCGTCGAAGTCTATATGAGTAATCTAAGAAAGCACCTACGTGAAACGGGTTTGGATAAAGAAATCAAAACGTTACGTAATGTTGGCTATATCTTGCAGGGAGAGTGA
- a CDS encoding sensor histidine kinase yields MTDSISNRQRKKLFAANVTAFAVIFLLLGGIILQLLNQTAYRETDLMLKNSTINSRMVQLEIERYQQGDPFLNAQIPPRQADSLPEGDRFNTQVILWSASGEVLNKETIGGRFNQIEGIKLDTTHLDTIQNIDLGQDGQETPLTFRSITKKATNQGEVAYVQVLENTNQISSSLRTFQTIMILCMIVFWLGSIGVSYYLSKLNMRPILASWRRQREFVENASHELRTPLTIIQNSLEHLFTKPNHTIIDESESIAQALSETRRLTGLTSDLLTLARNDSSQDTLTKQELRTKGFIAELVKPFQEMATIDQKEFLLDNQADINVLADPKKLHQVLVILLDNALKYTSTHDQIIVTSTNTNKDWVIHVKNTGPSISDEDKKRIFDRFYREDQARSKETGGYGLGLAIAKQLIEQHKGQLTVADHQPLGVDFKIQLPIK; encoded by the coding sequence ATGACTGACAGTATTTCAAATAGACAACGTAAAAAACTTTTTGCAGCTAACGTGACAGCATTTGCGGTGATCTTTCTTTTGCTTGGCGGAATCATTTTGCAACTATTGAATCAGACCGCCTATCGTGAAACCGATCTGATGTTGAAAAACAGCACGATCAATTCTCGTATGGTGCAATTAGAAATCGAACGGTACCAACAAGGCGATCCTTTCTTAAACGCGCAAATCCCGCCACGTCAGGCAGACTCGTTACCAGAAGGTGATCGTTTTAATACGCAAGTCATTTTGTGGTCGGCTTCGGGTGAAGTATTGAATAAAGAAACTATCGGCGGACGGTTTAATCAAATCGAAGGAATCAAGCTGGACACCACTCATCTAGACACGATCCAAAATATTGATTTGGGGCAAGATGGACAAGAAACACCCCTTACTTTTCGTTCCATCACCAAAAAAGCAACAAATCAAGGCGAAGTTGCCTATGTCCAAGTGTTAGAAAATACCAATCAAATCAGTTCTTCTTTGCGAACATTCCAAACGATCATGATTCTTTGCATGATTGTTTTCTGGTTAGGTTCCATCGGCGTCAGTTATTATTTATCCAAGCTCAATATGCGTCCGATCCTTGCTTCTTGGCGGCGACAACGAGAATTTGTCGAAAATGCCTCACATGAGTTACGCACACCTTTGACGATCATCCAAAATAGTTTGGAACATTTATTCACCAAACCGAACCATACGATCATTGATGAATCTGAAAGTATCGCACAAGCATTGTCTGAAACGAGACGTTTGACTGGGTTGACTTCGGACTTGTTGACGTTAGCACGGAATGACTCAAGTCAAGATACACTCACGAAGCAAGAGTTACGTACCAAAGGATTTATTGCCGAGCTGGTCAAGCCTTTCCAAGAGATGGCAACGATTGATCAAAAAGAATTTCTTTTAGATAATCAAGCAGATATCAACGTTTTAGCAGATCCGAAAAAACTCCATCAAGTCTTAGTGATTTTATTGGATAACGCACTGAAATATACAAGTACACACGATCAAATCATCGTCACCTCAACGAACACGAACAAAGATTGGGTGATCCATGTCAAAAATACCGGCCCTTCGATCAGCGATGAAGACAAGAAACGGATTTTTGATCGCTTTTACCGCGAGGATCAAGCAAGATCAAAAGAAACTGGCGGTTATGGTCTCGGTTTGGCGATTGCGAAACAATTGATCGAACAACATAAAGGACAATTGACGGTAGCGGATCATCAACCTTTAGGCGTTGATTTTAAAATCCAGCTGCCTATCAAATAA
- a CDS encoding tyrosine-type recombinase/integrase, translating to MDMKTRKQLQEKLKQRMLQLPPIFNEFLQVNQKKLSLASRFEYAKDFHLFTDYLRKTHKQEIDDQLIIQLEKQVYLNFLSEVYLHTRAFHTAASQETQQQFKNGYYGISRKQYALNHFLRFLYEKGSIEKEISLLGDSLPETTAPAPRYIDASLLSDFDSLFIPSKGFNSPREALFERKNRARNLAIVAVLLYCGLKIHEVVELKWKNIDLTKQILVVDRKANRLNRVPIPNEALPILANYYDQHKKESSGESFVFRSSHDEQISPRTIRQVLERIAVYKNVSPELCRKTFRYYTELYLGDKDAVNYLCGNRYVRSHSFEEIYEKMRDFTYR from the coding sequence ATGGATATGAAAACAAGAAAACAGCTACAAGAAAAATTGAAACAACGGATGCTTCAATTGCCTCCGATTTTCAATGAATTTTTACAAGTAAATCAAAAAAAATTATCGTTGGCTAGTCGCTTTGAGTATGCAAAAGATTTCCATTTATTTACAGACTATTTACGAAAGACGCATAAACAAGAGATTGATGACCAGTTGATCATTCAGTTGGAAAAACAAGTGTATCTAAATTTTTTGAGTGAAGTTTACCTTCATACACGCGCTTTTCATACTGCCGCTTCACAAGAAACACAACAACAATTTAAAAATGGGTATTATGGAATCTCTCGCAAACAGTATGCCTTGAATCATTTTTTACGTTTTTTATATGAAAAAGGTTCGATTGAAAAAGAGATTTCCTTATTAGGAGATAGCTTACCAGAGACGACTGCTCCTGCTCCACGTTATATCGATGCTTCTTTATTAAGCGATTTTGACTCTCTCTTTATTCCTTCAAAAGGATTCAATTCCCCACGAGAAGCACTTTTTGAACGAAAAAATCGTGCAAGAAATCTGGCAATCGTGGCTGTCCTGCTCTATTGTGGCTTGAAGATCCATGAAGTTGTGGAATTAAAGTGGAAAAACATTGATTTAACGAAACAGATTTTGGTTGTTGATCGAAAAGCGAACCGCTTGAATCGAGTACCTATTCCCAATGAAGCACTGCCGATACTCGCAAATTATTATGACCAACATAAAAAAGAATCATCTGGTGAGTCATTTGTTTTCCGCTCTTCTCACGATGAGCAAATCTCTCCTCGAACGATCCGCCAAGTCCTTGAGCGAATCGCTGTGTACAAAAATGTTTCACCGGAATTGTGTCGAAAAACTTTCCGCTATTACACTGAGCTATATTTAGGTGACAAAGATGCTGTGAATTATCTCTGCGGGAATCGCTATGTTCGTTCTCATTCATTTGAAGAAATTTATGAGAAGATGCGTGACTTCACTTATCGATGA